The sequence TCAAGAAGGAACTTCATGCGGCGACCGTTGCAATGTGAATATCTTCTGCGGTCATTATTTCAATAGCATACTGAATGCACGCACGAATATCTTCAAGCTGGAGATCGGGGTAGTAGTCTTTGATGATTTTTTCAAAAGTAATCCCTTCCTTTATTAATTCCAGGACATTCTGGACGGGAATTCGAGTGCCCGAGACACAGGGTTTCCCAAAATGAATATTGGGATTAATTT is a genomic window of Deltaproteobacteria bacterium containing:
- a CDS encoding DUF433 domain-containing protein; the protein is MKERIQINPNIHFGKPCVSGTRIPVQNVLELIKEGITFEKIIKDYYPDLQLEDIRACIQYAIEIMTAEDIHIATVAA